The genomic stretch ACGCCACGCTTCTTGAACTCTTCGTAGCGGTGATCGAACGCGATCAGCTCGGACGGGCATACGAAGGTGAAGTCCATCGGCCAGAAGAAGATCACAGCCGGTTTACCGTTGATGTGCTTTTTCAGATTGAAATTCTCAACGATTTCCCCACTTCCCAGTACGGCAGCGGCAGTGAAGTCGGGGGCAGGACGAGTTACCAGGACCATAATTACTCCTGTAAATAGCTGTTAATGATAGGTGAATGTAATAAACGCCGTAAGTATAGGTACAGCCTGCCGGTGAATAAAGCGAAAGCGACCAATCAATAAGATAGCTTTTGTCTATCGAATCAATTGATAATTCTTTTCACTGACAGATGAACAGCCTGGCGAGCTGTTCCTCGTTTTACCGTGCGGCGTCAGCCGGGCCATCAAGCTGACCTGTTTTTGCCAGATGCATCATACGAGGATAGAACTGCCAGAATAATGTTTCAAATTGATGGTAGTGATGCTCAATATCGCTGAATGAGCCGGAAAGCGCCGCCAGCTTCGGCCGGCGTACCGACATGCGGTGCAGCACGTCGGCGATAAACGGCAGTTCGGCGTAGCGTTCCAGCCAGCGTTCCGGCCACAGATAATGGTTAAGGTTGCGAAAGCGCTCCGGGCTGTCGGCCAGATGGGGCGCGATCTGCTGTTCCGCGTCGGCGACGAAGCGCGTCAACGGTATCGCCGGTTCCAGCTTCGGCCAGTTGCGCGCCAGAAAGTGGTCCCACAGCACATCCAGCGCGATCGGCGCGACCCGGCGATAGTCGGCGCTGAAATGGCGGCAGGCGGTACGCACTTCCGGCAGGCTGTCGGTCAACACATCGACGCGACGGTGCAGACGGATACCGGCGACGATTTCGGGCGGGTACAGACTGTCGGGGTTGCCGCGTACGAAATCCGCCATCAGGTTTCCGGTCAGCGAGCTTTGCGCCAGCGTGGCGAGATGCAGGTGCGCGAGAAAATTCATGGCGTCGGAGCGGTCCCTGAAAGGTGAAGAGGCGTAATCAATGCGGCAAGTATAGAGGAAGGCGACGCTCTGTCCCGCTTATTTCTTGCAGCCGGTCCCGACGGGCTCTAGACTAGGCCGCTTCTTTTGTTCCACTGTGCCGAAAATTAAGTGAATGGTCATGCGTGTTGCCGATTTTTCGTTTGAATTGCCTGAGTCTCTGATTGCCCGTTATCCGCAGGCAAAACGCAGCGGTTGCCGTCTGTTGTCGCTGGATGGCCCCACAGGCGCGCTCACGCACGGCGTCTTTACCGATCTGCTCGATAAATTACAGCCGGGCGATCTGCTGGTGTTCAACAATACCCGGGTGATTCCGGCGCGCCTGTTCGGACGTAAGGCCAGCGGCGGCAAGCTGGAAGTGCTGGTGGAACGAATGCTGGATGACCAGCGTGTGCTGGCGCATGTGCGCGCATCCAAGGCGCCGAAGCCCGGCACCGAACTGCTGCTCGGCGAAGATGAAAGCGTGAAAGCCACCATGCTGGAACGCCATGACGCGCTGTTCGAAATCCGCTTTGACGATACGCGCGATGTGCTGACCATTCTCAATGACATCGGGCATATGCCGCTGCCACCCTATATTGACCGCCCCGATGAGGCGGCGGACCGAGAATTGTACCAGACGGTGTATAGCCAGCGCCCCGGCGCGGTGGCGGCGCCGACCGCCGGTTTGCATTTCGACGAGCCGCTGCTGGCTGCGCTGAAAGAAAAAGGCGTGGAAATGGCCTTCGTTACCCTGCATGTCGGCGCCGGCACGTTCCAGCCGGTGCGGGTGGAGTCCATCGAAGATCACATCATGCACGCCGAGTATGCCGAGGTGCCGCAGGCGGTGGTGGATGCGGTGCTGGCCTGCAAAGCGCGCGGCAATCGCGTTATTGCGGTCGGCACTACCTCGGTACGTTCGCTGGAAAGCGCGGCTCAGGCCAGTACCGGGGAGGCTATCGCGCCGTTTTTCGGCGATACCCGTATCTTTATCTATCCCGGTTACCATTATCGGGTGGTGGATGCGCTGGTGACCAATTTCCACCTGCCGGAATCGACGCTGATTATGCTGGTTTCCGCATTCGCCGGTTACCGCCACACCATGACCGCTTACCGGCAGGCAGTGACTGAGCAATACCGCTTTTTCAGTTACGGAGATGCGATGTTCATCACCCGTAATCCGTCGGCGGAACAGGAGCAGGTGGGGTAGTCCGCCGTCGATTCATTTTCATGTTTCATACCGCAGGCCAGGTTCTGTGGGTATATCAATAACGTCATCAGACTGTTTTCTGATGCTGGAGGTTAAGTGAAGTACGAACTGTTGCAAACGGACGGCCGCGCGCGTCGCGGTCGTCTGGTTTTTGATCGTGGTATGGTGGAAACCCCGGCGTTTATGCCGGTCGGCACCTACGGCACCGTTAAAGGAATGACGCCGGAAGAAGTTAAAGACACCGGCGCTCAGATCATTCTGGGCAACACCTTCCACCTGTGGCTGCGTCCGGGGCAGGAAATCATGAAACGGCACGGCGATCTGCATGATTTTATGCAGTGGCATGGTCCGATCCTGACCGATTCCGGCGGTTTTCAGGTCTTTAGCCTGGGGGATATCCGCAAGATCACCGAGGAAGGCGTGCACTTCCGCAACCCGATCAACGGCGACGCTATTTTCCTTAGCCCGGAAAAATCCATGGAAATTCAGTACGATCTCGGTTCCGATATCGTGATGATTTTCGATGAGTGCACCCCTTACCCGGCAGACTGGGACTACGCTAAGCGATCGATGGAAATGTCGCTGCGTTGGGCGAAGCGCAGTCGTCAGCGTTTTGATGAATTAAGCAACAAAAACGCGCTGTTCGGCATCGTTCAGGGTAGTGTTTACGAAGATTTACGTGATGTGTCGGTAAAAGGGCTGGTGGACATCGGCTTTGATGGTTACGCTGTGGGCGGCCTTGCGGTCGGCGAGCCGAAGGCCGATATGCACCGCATTCTGGAGCATGTCTGCCCGCAATTGCCGACGGATAAACCCCGCTATTTGATGGGGGTGGGTAAACCGGAAGATTTGGTGGAAGGGGTACGCCGCGGCATCGACATGTTTGATTGCGTGATGCCGACCCGCAACGCCCGTAACGGCCACCTGTTCGTCACGGACGGCGTAGTCAAGATTCGTAACGCCAAGCACAAAGATGACACCGGACCGCTGGATGAACACTGTGATTGCTACACGTGTCGCAATTATAGCCGCGCCTACTTGCACCATCTGGACCGTTGTAACGAAATACTTGGCGCGCGCCTCAATACCATCCACAACCTGCGCTATTATCAGCGCCTGATGGCGGGTTTACGTCAGGCTATCGAGGACGGTAGATTAGAGAGCTTTGTGACCGAGTTTTACCAGCGCATCGGTAAACCGGTTCCGCCGTTAGTCGACAACGCGGCGGGAAATGACCATGAAGGTCATGCGCCGCAGTAAGCACGTTTGCGTGGCATGAACGTTTTACAGATAACTTTTCGTCTTGATAATTTTTTGTTTTGATAACTTTTCGTGTTGATAACTGTTGTTTTGATAACTAAAGAGGACATTTAAATGAGTTTTTTCATTTCCGACGCAGTGGCAGCAACCGCAGGTGCTCCGGCTCAGGGAAGCCCGTACTCTCTGGTGATTATGCTGGCCGTGTTCGGTCTGATTTTTTACTTCATGATCCTGCGCCCTCAGCAAAAACGTGCTAAGGAACACAAAAAGTTGATGGATTCGATCAGCAAAGGCGACGAAGTGCTGACCAACGGCGGCCTGGTGGGTCGTGTGACCAAAGTGGCTGATAATGGATTTATCACCATCGCCCTGAACGATACCAACGAAGTCGTGATCAAGCGTGACTACGTGACGTCCGTACTGCCGAAGGGTACCATGAAGGCCCTGTAATTTTTCGACTTTCCCGAAGGGAACTACCGTGTTAAACCGCTATCCTCTGTGGAAGTACCTGATGCTGATCGTGGCGATCGTCATTGGTCTGCTCTACGCACTTCCTAACCTGTATGGTGAGGATCCGGCAATTCAGGTCACTGGCGCGCGAGGAACCGCCGCCAGTGAATCTACGCTGGTCCAGATCCAGAATGTTTTGAAAGAACAAAATGTCGCCAGCAAGTCTATTGCGCTGGAAAACGGTGCCATTCTCGCGCGCTTCTCCACGCCGGACGTACAGCTCCGCGCTCGTGAAGTTTTGCTGACCGCGCTGGGCGAGAAGTATGTGGTTGCGCTCAACCTGGCGCCCGCTACCCCTACCTGGCTGAGAATGCTGGGGGCGGAACCGATGAAACTGGGTCTTGACCTGCGTGGCGGCGTGCACTTCCTGATGGAAGTGGATATGGACACCGCGTTAGGCAAGCTGCAGGAGCAGACGATGGATTCCCTGCGCAGCGATCTGCGCGAGAAAGGCATCCAGTATGCTTCTGTTCGCAAGTCAGACAATTATGGCGTGGACATTCTGTTCCGCGACGGCCAACTGCGTGACGACGCGGTCAATTACCTGACCTCCCGTCATCGCGATCTGGTGATCAATGCCAGCGGCAGCGATACGCTGCGTGCGGTCATGAGCGATGCCCGTCTGCGTGAAGCCCGCGAATATGCGGTGCAGCAGAACATCAACATCCTGCGCAATCGCGTCAACCAGCTCGGCGTAGCCGAACCGCTGGTGCAGCGTCAGGGCGCCGACCGCATCGTGGTGGAACTGCCGGGGATTCAGGATACCGCGCGCGCCAAAGAAATTCTGGGTGCGACCGCTACGCTGGAGTTCCGTCTGGTCAACAGCAATGTCGATCCAGCCGCGCTGAGCAGCGGCCGCGTGCCGGGCGACACCGAAGTGATGAATATGCGTGATGGCGGACCGGTGGCGCTGTACAAGCGCGTGATTCTGACCGGCGACCACATTACCGACTCCACCTCCGGCAACGATGAATACAACCGTCCGCAGGTAAATATCTCGCTGGACAGCGCCGGCGGCAACATGATGTCCAACTTCACCAAGGACAACATCGGCAAACCGATGGCGACCCTGTTCGTGGAGTATAAGGACAGCGGTAAGAAAGATGCCAACGGCCGCGCGATTCTGGAAAAACAGGAAGAGGTGATTAACGTCGCCACTATCCAGTCCCGTCTGGGCAATAGCTTCCGTATTACCGGCATCAACAACCCGAACGAAGCCCGTCAGCTGTCACTGCTGCTGCGTGCCGGCGCGCTGATTGCGCCGATTCAGATTGTGGAAGAACGCACCATCGGCCCAACCCTCGGTATGCAGAATATTACCCAGGGGCTGGAAGCCTGTCTGGCTGGCCTGGCCGTGTCGATCCTGTTCATGATCATCTTCTACAAGAAGTTCGGCATGATTGCGACGTCGGCTCTGCTGTCGAACCTGGTGCTGGTGGTCGGCATTATGTCGCTGTTGCCGGGGGCCACGCTGACCATGCCGGGGATCGCGGGTATCGTGTTAACCCTTGCGGTTGCGGTGGACGCCAACGTACTGATTAACGAGCGTATCAAAGAAGAGCTAAGCAACGGACGTTCCGTTCAGCAGGCGATCGACGAAGGTTACCGGGGCGCGTTCAGTTCCATCTTCGATGCGAACGTCACGACGCTGATTAAGGTCATTATCCTGTATGCGATCGGTACCGGCTCGATTAAAGGATTTGCGATTACGACCGGTATCGGCGTGGCGACGTCCATGTTTACTGCGATCGTGGGTACCCGTGCCATCGTAAACCTGTTGTACGGCGGCAAACGCATCAAAAAGCTGTCTATCTGAGGAGTGCGTTGTGGCACAGGAATATACTGTTGAACAATTGAACTACGGCCGTAAAGTTTATGACTTTATGCGCTGGGACTACTGGGCCTTCGGCTTCTCCGGTTTGCTGCTGGTGCTGTCTATCGTCGTGATGGGCGTGCGCGGCTTCAACTGGGGGCTGGATTTTACCGGCGGCACGGTTATCGAAATTTCGCTGGAAAAATCCGTGGATCTGGAGCAGATGCGCGGGGCGCTGGAGAAAGCCGGCTTTGCCGATCCGTTGGTGCAGAACTTCGGCAGCAGCCGCGACATTATGGTGCGTATGCCGCCTGCTCAAGGTGAAACCGGCGGTCAGGTGCTGGGCAGCAAGGTTGTCAGCGTGATCAACGAAGCAACCAGCCAGAATGCAGCGGTTAAACGCATCGAGTTCGTCGGGCCGAGCGTGGGCGCGGATCTGGCGCAGACCGGCGCCATGGCATTGCTGGCGGCGTTAATCTGTATTTTGGTTTACGTCGGCTTCCGTTTTGAATGGCGTCTGGCTGCGGGTGTGGTTATCGCGCTGGCGCACGACGTTATCATCACCATGGGCGTGCTGTCGCTGTTCTCTGTTGAAATCGACCTGACTATTGTGGCGTCGCTGATGTCGGTCATCGGCTACTCGCTGAACGACAGCATCGTGGTTTCTGACCGTATTCGTGAAAACTTCCGCAAGATCCGCCGCGGTACGCCTTACGAGATTTTCAACGTGTCGTTGACCCAAACGCTGCACCGGACCTTGATCACGTCGGGGACGACGTTAGTGGTTATCCTGATGTTGTATCTGTTCGGCGGCGCGATGCTGCAGGGGTTCTCGCTGACGATGCTGATCGGTATCACCATCGGTACGGCATCCTCTATCTATGTGGCATCCGCTCTGGCGCTCAAGCTGGGTATGAAGCGCGAGCATATGCTGGTGCAGAAAGTGGAAAAAGAAGGCGCGGACCAGCCGTCGTTGCTGCCGTAACCGCTTTTTCACTGCCCGGAATTGCAAACACAAACCCCGCCATTCGGCGGGGTTTTCTTATGGTCGACGCTGGGGGCCGATTCAGGGTTGTCACTGACTCGGTTCGCTGCGACGCAGCGTAGGGTCCGCCGCCACATCATGCACCCGCACGAAACCGAGCTGCTCCGGCGTCAGGCCGGAAAGCCGCACCTCTACCGTGATTTCCGAGACCGGCGTCAGCGTTGGCGGGATAGTCAGCCACTGAGTCTGCGTGTCGCCGGTTAACGGCTTACCGCTGACCGGGTCAAGCGCTCCCCAGTCAAGTTGCGCGCGGAAGGCCGTTAACGTCAGCGTGTTCATGGTGCGGATAGTCAGCAAAGCGCGCGTGCCGTTGGCTTCCGGCTCAACCTTGCTGAGTTCCAGACTTAACTTGCCGATGCTGCTGTCGAGCAATGCCCGATTGTAGGCGGCAGGCAGCAAATAAACGCCGGAGGTGGAGTTGGCGTTTAACGTATTCTGCTGTTCCAGCGCCACGGCGCGGTTGGTGAGGTCGCGCAGTTTCTGGTTAATCTGACCAAGTTCGTTCTGTACGCGGGTGGTTTGCGGCTGCGCACATCCGGCGAGCAGCACCATGACGGATAATATCGGGATAACGCGGCGGTGAAAAATCATATCCTGTTTCTCCCTAAGCCCTTGGCGGGTCATTTCATTATTCGATTTAATATCAGTGTATACCCAAAATAATTCGAGTTGCAGGAAGGCGGCAATCGAACGAATCCCCAGGAGCTTACACAAGTAAGTGACTGGGGTGAGTGAGAGCAGCCAACGCACCTGCAACTTGAAGTATGACGGGTATAGACGTGATTTGTTGTCTCTTATAGTGAATGACGTTTTGGGAAAAAAGGTAAGCAGAACAGGCTGAATCAAGAGAGGAAATCAGGGCGCAGCGGTAATCAGCCGCTGCGCCGGTTGTTGTTATTGCCAGCCGTAGCGGCGGGCAAAGAAGCCTTTCATCGCCTGAGTGAGCAGCAGATAACCGCTCAGGATCGCCAGCAGCCACGGGAAGTAGCTTAATGGCAGCGCCTGCAGCTGCAGGAAGCCGGCCAGCGGCGAGAACACCAGCCCGATGCCGGTCGCCATGATTAACAACGTCATCACCATCACCGGCCAGGACGGACGGCTCTGGATGAACGGGATGCGGCGGGTACGGATCATGTGCACAATCAGCGTTTGCGACAACAGTCCTTCAATAAACCAGCCGGACTGGAACAGCGTCTGAGAATCCAGCGTGTTGGCGTGGAAGAACCACCACATCAGCGAGAACGTCAGAACGTCGAAAATAGAGCTGATCGGGCCGAAGAACACCATAAACCGCCCGAGATCGCCGGCATTCCAGCGCTGCGGTTTTTTGACCTGATCGTCGTCCACATTGTCGAACGGGATGGCGATCTGCGAAATATCGTACATCAGGTTCTGGATCAACAGGTGCAGCGGCAGCATCGGCAGAAACGGCAGGAAAGCGCTGGCGATCAGCACGCTGAAGACGTTGCCGAAGTTGGAACTGGCGGTCATCTTGATGTATTTCAGCATGTTGACGAAGGTGCGTCGGCCTTCGATGACGCCTTCTTCCAGCACCATCAGGCTTTTTTCCAGCAGGATAATATCTGCCGCCTCGCGGGCGATATCCACCGCCGAATCCACCGAAATACCGATATCTGCCGCCCGCAGCGCCGGCGCGTCATTGATGCCGTCGCCCATGAAACCGACCACGTGGCCTTCCGAACGCAGCAGGCGCACAATCCGCTCTTTGTGCAGCGGCGTCAGGCGGGCAAACAGCGTGGTGTCGCGGGCTGCGTGCGCCAGTTGGTCATCGCTTAAGGCGTCGACGTCGCGGCCGGTCAGGACGCCGGTCAGTTCAATATCCACTTCACGGCACACCTTGGCGGCTACCAGTTCGCTGTCGCCGGTGAGGATTTTCACCGTCACGCCGTGGTCTTTCAGCGCCTTCAGCGCAGGCGCGGTGCTCTCTTTCGGCGGATCGAGAAAAGCGATATAGCCTTCCAGAATCAGGTCGGATTCATCCACCCGGCCGTAATCCTGACGATCGGCGGGCATTACTTTGCTGGCGACTGCCACTACGCGCAGTCCCTGACGGTTAAGGTCATCCGTTAAATGGCGGATGCGCGACAACAGGGGCGCATCCAGCGGCAACAGTTGCTCGCCGTGACGCACCCGAGCGCAGGCGCCAAGGGTTTCTTCCAGCGCGCCTTTACAGATCAGCCAGTGCTCGTCATCGTTTTCCGCCACCACCACCGACATGCGGCGGCGCTCAAAATCAAACGGGATTTCGTCCACTTTGCGCCAGCGGGACAAGGCGACCTGTTGTTCCTGCGGCGGGATTCCCTCCAGCACCGCCTGATCCAGCAAATTGCGCAACCCGGTCTGGTAGGCGCTGTTCAGCCAGGCGTGGCGCAGCACCCGCTGGCTGGCGTTGCCAAACGCATCGGTATGGCATTCCAGCACGATCTTATCCTGCGTCAGCGTGCCGGTCTTGTCGGTACACAGGATATCCATAGCGCCGAAGTTCTGGATGGCATCCAGGCGTTTGACGATGACTTTTTGACGCGACAGTTTGACTGCGCCTTTAGCCAGCGTCGAGGTGACGATCATCGGCAGCATTTCCGGCGTCAGACCGACGGCGACCGACAGGGCGAACAGCGCGGCTTCCCACCAGTCGCCTTTGGTGTAGCCATTGATAAGCAACACAATCGGCGTCATCACCAGCATGAAACGGATCAGCAGCCAGCTGACGCGACTGATGCCTTGCTGGAAGGCGTTTGCTTCGCCGGGCTGCTGCACCACGCGGCCGGCCAACTGGCCGAACCAGGTATTGCCGCCGGTGGCAATCACCATCGCCAGCGCGGTGCCGCTGACCACGTTGGTGCCCATAAAGCAGAGCGTGTCGCATTCCAGCGCCGCCGCTTGCTCGCTCTGGCGGCTGTGCGCCACTTTTTCCACCGGCAGCGATTCGCCGGTCAGCGATGCCTGGCTGATGAACAGATCACGGGCCTGCAGGATACGCAGGTCGGCCGGGATCATGTCGCCCGCCGCCAGTTTGACGATATCGCCCGGCACCAGTTGATCCAATGGAATGTCCTGATAGTCGCTGTAACCGGTCTGGGTATCGCTGCGCAGCACGGTCACCTTGTTGCTGACCATCGCTTTCAGCGCATCGGCGGCTTTGCCGGAACGCGCTTCCTGAATGAAATTAAGCAGGGTGGAAATCAGCACCATCAGCGCGATGACCAGCGCGGCGGTCAGGTCTTCCGTGGCGTAAGAAATCAGGCCCAGCAATGTCAGCAGCAGGTTGAACGGGTTGCGATAGCAACGCCATAAGTGTCGCCACCAGGGCGCTGCTTGCTCGCCGGGAATCCGGTTATCGCCGTGGCGCACCCGCGCCTGCTCGGCTTCAGCCGGCAGCAACCCTTCAGGATGGCTATTGAATTCCTGATACAGGCTGGTTTCGTCAAGACGCGCCAGACGCAGACAACGCGACGCCATAGCGTCGCTCATGGCCTGACCGACGGTCGCTTTTCCGTCCGGCATGGGATCGCGCTGGAACAGACGACGCGGCAAATGATGACCGAGCTGTGAGAGCCATTGCTGTGTGAGTCGAATTAAACGCATACAAATATCTCCCTGCCGCAGCCAGAGAAGGGCTGCGGCCTGATAACACGCAGAGGCAACCCATCCGCGTGTGGCTTATAACGCAATCAGCAGGGACGATCGGGGCGTCGCTGCCTTGCCTGTAGTAACCGGCAAGGCAGCGTAAAAGCTGACTTACCGGTGAATGACGCTTTGTCCTGGGTGAGGATTAGGGTCAGGTCCCATTGAGGGGGTCTCCGGTAGTGAAACAATGCGAAACCGGGGCGGTTTCCGTTTGATTGTCTGGGCATGCTAAACGGCGGTGGCAATCCACGTGTCGTTTGCAAACAGTATGACCAGAATGCGGCGCTACTTTAGCGTAAGTCACTTCAATCGAACCTAAACCGCGATAAGGTCGGCGGGAAAAAAACGCGTCATGTCGGGATTTGGGTTATAGGCGAAATTCGGGGTAAACTAGGCCAAGGTTATAAGGCTATGGTCTGGAAACGTTATGCATTGTCCTTTTTGTGCCGCAGTGGATACCAAAGTGATTGATTCCCGTCTGGTGGGGGAAGGTTCTCAGGTTCGTCGTCGTCGGCAGTGTCTGGTGTGCAACGAGCGCTTTACCACCTTTGAAGTGGCGGAACTGGTGATGCCGCGCGTCATCAAGAGTAATGATGTGCGCGAGCCGTTCAATGAGGACAAACTGCGCAGCGGTATGCTGAAGGCGTTGGAGAAACGTCCGGTCAGCTCTGACGACGTGGAAATGGCCATCACTCACATCAAATCTCAGTTGCGCGCGACCGGCGAGCGGGAAGTGACCGCCAAAATGGTGGGCAATCTGGTGATGGATGCGCTGAGAAAGCTCGACAAGGTGGCCTACATCCGTTTTGCGTCGGTGTACCGCAGTTTCGAGGATATCCGCGAGTTTGGCGAAGAGATCGCCCGTCTGCAGGATTAACAGCGCGTTGGTTTTTTTTTACGCATCGCGCGCTCCCTATATGGCTCTGAATCCAGGATACGCACAGGATGGCTACACACGCTGATGAATTTTACATGGCCCGCGCGCTGGAGCTTGCTCGCCGCGGGCGCTTCACGACGGCGCCGAACCCGAACGTCGGGTGCGTGATCGTCAGAGATGACGAGATCGTGGGGGAAGGGTATCACCAGAAAGCGGGTGAGCCGCATGCGGAAGTGCATGCGCTGCGCATGGCGGGCGACAAAGCGCGCGGCGCCACCGCCTATGTGACGCTTGAGCCGTGCAGTCATCACGGCCGCACGCCTCCGTGCGCCGATGCGTTGATCGCAGCCGGTGTGGCGCGGGTAGTGGCGGCGATGCAGGACCCGAATCCGCAGGTGGCTGGTCGCGGTCTGCACCGTCTGCAACAGGCCGGCATCGAGGTGCGGCACAGTGTGATGATGGAACAGGCGGAAAAAATTAACCGGGGCTTTCTGAAACGGATGCGCACCGGTTTCCCTTACGTGCAGCTTAAACTCGGCGCCTCGCTGGATGGCCGTACGGCGATGGCGTCCGGCGAAAGCCAGTGGATCACGTCGCCGCAGTCCCGCCAGGATGTGCAGCGTTTTCGGGCGCAGAGTTCGGCGATCCTCAGCAGCAGCGCCACCGTGCTGGCGGATGACCCGTCG from Dickeya fangzhongdai encodes the following:
- the ribD gene encoding bifunctional diaminohydroxyphosphoribosylaminopyrimidine deaminase/5-amino-6-(5-phosphoribosylamino)uracil reductase RibD, producing the protein MATHADEFYMARALELARRGRFTTAPNPNVGCVIVRDDEIVGEGYHQKAGEPHAEVHALRMAGDKARGATAYVTLEPCSHHGRTPPCADALIAAGVARVVAAMQDPNPQVAGRGLHRLQQAGIEVRHSVMMEQAEKINRGFLKRMRTGFPYVQLKLGASLDGRTAMASGESQWITSPQSRQDVQRFRAQSSAILSSSATVLADDPSLTVRWSELDADTQRLYPENAVRQPVRVIVDSQSRVTPQHRLVSQPGQTWLARPRQDGQSWPDGVEQLDMPLHGGGIDLVALMMSLGKRQINTVWVEAGPRLAGALLQAGVVDELIVYLAPRLLGEVARPLCVLPGLEQLSQAPAFAMTDLCQVGPDIRLTLKPQ